The Streptomyces camelliae genome window below encodes:
- the msiK gene encoding diacetylchitobiose ABC transporter ATP-binding protein MsiK: MATVTFDKATRIYPGSTKPAVDGLDIAIEDGEFLVLVGPSGCGKSTSLRMLAGLEDVNGGAIRIGDRDVTHLPPKDRDIAMVFQNYALYPHMTVADNMGFALKIAGVNKAEIRQKVEEAAKILDLTEYLDRKPKALSGGQRQRVAMGRAIVREPQVFLMDEPLSNLDAKLRVSTRTQIASLQRRLGITTVYVTHDQVEAMTMGDRVAVLKDGLLQQVDSPRNMYDKPANLFVAGFIGSPAMNLIEVPIADGGVKFGNSVVPVNREALKAATDKGDKTVTVGVRPEHFDVVELGGGAAASLSKDSADAPAGLAVSVNVVEETGADGYVYGTVEVGGEKKDLVVRVSSRSVPEKGATLHVVPRPGETHVFSTSTGERLSD; encoded by the coding sequence ATGGCCACTGTCACGTTCGACAAGGCGACCCGGATCTACCCGGGTTCCACCAAGCCCGCCGTCGATGGTCTCGACATCGCGATCGAGGACGGCGAGTTTCTCGTCCTGGTCGGCCCGTCGGGTTGCGGAAAGTCCACCTCGCTGCGGATGCTCGCGGGCCTGGAGGACGTCAACGGCGGCGCCATCCGCATCGGTGACCGCGACGTCACGCACCTGCCGCCCAAGGACCGGGACATCGCCATGGTGTTCCAGAACTACGCCCTCTACCCGCACATGACGGTCGCCGACAACATGGGCTTCGCCCTGAAGATCGCGGGCGTCAACAAGGCGGAGATCCGGCAGAAGGTCGAGGAGGCTGCGAAGATCCTCGACCTCACCGAGTACCTGGACCGCAAGCCGAAGGCGCTCTCCGGCGGTCAGCGCCAGCGTGTCGCGATGGGCCGCGCGATCGTCCGTGAGCCGCAGGTCTTCCTCATGGACGAGCCGCTGTCCAACCTGGACGCCAAGCTCCGCGTCTCGACCCGTACGCAGATCGCCTCGCTCCAGCGCCGCCTCGGCATCACCACCGTCTACGTCACCCACGACCAGGTCGAGGCCATGACGATGGGCGACCGGGTGGCCGTGCTCAAGGACGGTCTGCTCCAGCAGGTGGACTCGCCGCGGAACATGTACGACAAGCCCGCGAACCTCTTCGTCGCCGGCTTCATCGGCTCCCCGGCCATGAACCTGATCGAGGTCCCGATCGCCGACGGCGGCGTGAAGTTCGGCAACAGTGTCGTCCCCGTCAACCGGGAGGCCCTGAAGGCCGCCACCGACAAGGGCGACAAGACCGTGACCGTGGGCGTGCGCCCCGAGCACTTCGACGTGGTCGAGCTGGGCGGCGGCGCGGCGGCCTCCCTGAGCAAGGACAGTGCCGACGCCCCGGCCGGCCTCGCCGTCTCGGTGAACGTGGTCGAGGAGACCGGCGCCGACGGCTACGTCTACGGCACCGTCGAGGTCGGCGGCGAGAAGAAGGACCTCGTCGTCCGTGTCAGCAGCCGTTCCGTCCCGGAGAAGGGCGCCACGCTGCACGTCGTGCCGCGGCCGGGCGAGACCCACGTGTTCTCCACGTCCACGGGTGAGCGTCTCTCCGACTGA
- a CDS encoding ABC transporter ATP-binding protein yields the protein MRTPNVPLSANTPGSPNPPAADAALSVRDLRIAFAGAEAVRGLSFDVRPREVLALVGESGAGKSLTARALLGMTPRGATTTGSIRLHGETDPAAQRGRRISLIPQDALSALSPVHPVGDQLAAAVRSVRRVTRSKARALAVAALDRVGIPDAARRARAYPHEYSGGMRQRAVIAMATVNEPDVVVADEPTTALDAGHRDQVLRVLGEQRAAVGAALVLVTHDMDVVREHADRILVLYAGRLAELGPAREVLARPRAPYTAGLLASLPQYVPPGRRRLPVLPGTPPTPSALPPGCAFAPRCPLAAAVCHRVEPVPQPVEGRLVSCHRWADVPHPASDVFREPTRA from the coding sequence GTGAGAACGCCGAACGTGCCGCTGTCCGCGAACACCCCCGGATCACCGAATCCGCCGGCCGCTGACGCGGCTCTCTCGGTACGCGATCTGCGGATCGCCTTCGCCGGAGCCGAGGCCGTGCGCGGCCTGTCCTTCGACGTGCGGCCACGCGAAGTGCTCGCCCTCGTCGGCGAGTCCGGCGCGGGCAAGTCCCTGACGGCGCGGGCGCTGCTGGGGATGACGCCACGAGGTGCGACGACGACGGGGAGCATCCGGTTGCACGGGGAGACGGATCCGGCCGCTCAGCGCGGCCGCCGCATCTCCCTGATACCGCAGGACGCCCTCTCCGCCCTCTCTCCCGTGCACCCCGTGGGCGATCAACTCGCCGCCGCCGTACGGTCGGTGCGCCGCGTGACGCGGAGCAAGGCCCGCGCGCTCGCCGTCGCCGCCCTCGACCGGGTGGGGATCCCCGACGCCGCACGCCGGGCGCGCGCGTATCCGCACGAGTACTCCGGCGGCATGCGGCAGCGGGCCGTCATCGCGATGGCCACGGTCAACGAGCCCGACGTCGTCGTCGCCGACGAGCCGACGACCGCGCTGGACGCGGGCCACCGGGACCAGGTACTGCGGGTGCTCGGCGAGCAGCGGGCAGCGGTCGGGGCCGCGCTCGTCCTCGTCACCCACGACATGGACGTCGTACGCGAGCACGCCGACCGCATCCTGGTCCTCTACGCCGGACGCCTGGCCGAACTGGGCCCGGCACGTGAGGTGCTGGCCCGCCCGCGCGCCCCGTACACGGCGGGCCTGCTGGCCTCCCTTCCCCAGTACGTGCCCCCCGGCCGCCGTCGGCTGCCCGTCCTCCCCGGCACCCCGCCCACCCCGAGCGCCCTGCCTCCGGGCTGCGCGTTCGCCCCGCGCTGTCCCCTCGCGGCGGCTGTCTGCCACCGCGTGGAGCCGGTGCCGCAGCCGGTGGAGGGCCGGCTGGTCTCCTGCCACCGCTGGGCGGACGTCCCCCACCCGGCATCCGACGTCTTCCGGGAGCCGACCCGCGCATGA
- a CDS encoding S53 family peptidase — protein MAAALTAMLTLAVTALSIGLATGVQAAPLSSAPRASASAGTADFGCFHPVRAGRARCFGVLKAHRTTSGRMSPFTSGSPTTVGYVPSDLRSAYKLGGTSGAGRTVAIVDAMDDPNAESDLAAYRSAYGLPSCTTANGCFRKVNQRGQASPLPSGDYGWAEEISLDLDMVSATCPDCHILLVEAGSANVPDLMTAEDTAAATPGVVSVSNSWGGSEDNTVTSFDSHFDHPGVAITASSGDSGYGVSWPASSPYVTAVGGTSLSKASNSRGWTETAWSGAGSGCSAYEAKPSWQHDSGCAKRSVADVAAVADPNTGVAVYDTYSSCGGGVLCDTELQLGLAQGADGWVEVGGTSVSSPIIASVYALAGNTAQVVDGSYPYGHASALNDVTSGSNGSCGSSYLCTAGPGYDGPTGLGTPIGIGAF, from the coding sequence ATGGCAGCTGCCCTCACCGCGATGCTCACACTCGCCGTCACCGCCCTCTCCATAGGCCTGGCCACCGGGGTCCAGGCCGCCCCTCTCTCGTCCGCGCCGCGCGCGTCCGCCTCCGCGGGTACGGCGGATTTCGGCTGTTTCCATCCCGTGCGGGCGGGGCGAGCCCGCTGTTTCGGGGTCTTGAAAGCCCACCGCACCACCTCGGGCCGCATGTCACCGTTCACCTCCGGATCCCCGACCACGGTGGGGTACGTGCCGTCTGATCTGCGTTCCGCCTACAAGCTGGGCGGTACCTCGGGGGCCGGTCGCACGGTGGCGATCGTCGACGCCATGGACGATCCGAACGCCGAGTCCGACCTGGCCGCTTACCGCAGCGCCTACGGTCTGCCGTCGTGCACGACCGCCAACGGCTGTTTCCGCAAGGTGAATCAGCGCGGCCAGGCGTCGCCGCTGCCCTCCGGTGACTACGGATGGGCCGAGGAGATCAGTCTCGACCTCGACATGGTCTCGGCGACCTGCCCCGACTGCCACATCCTGCTGGTCGAGGCGGGCTCGGCGAACGTCCCGGATCTCATGACGGCCGAGGACACCGCTGCCGCCACACCGGGCGTCGTCTCTGTCTCCAACAGCTGGGGTGGGTCCGAGGACAACACCGTCACCTCCTTCGACTCGCACTTCGACCACCCCGGCGTCGCGATCACGGCGAGTTCGGGTGACTCCGGTTACGGCGTCTCCTGGCCGGCCTCCTCCCCGTACGTCACCGCTGTGGGCGGCACCTCGCTGAGCAAGGCGTCCAACTCGCGCGGCTGGACCGAGACCGCCTGGAGCGGGGCGGGCTCGGGCTGCTCGGCGTACGAGGCCAAGCCGTCCTGGCAGCACGACTCCGGATGTGCCAAGCGCAGCGTCGCCGATGTGGCCGCGGTCGCCGACCCCAACACGGGGGTGGCGGTCTATGACACGTACAGCAGCTGTGGCGGTGGGGTGTTGTGCGACACCGAGCTTCAGCTCGGTCTCGCGCAGGGTGCCGACGGATGGGTGGAGGTCGGGGGGACCAGCGTCTCGTCGCCGATCATCGCGAGTGTCTATGCGCTGGCGGGAAACACCGCTCAGGTCGTCGACGGCTCGTATCCGTACGGCCACGCGTCGGCGCTCAACGACGTCACTTCGGGCAGCAACGGTTCCTGCGGCAGTAGTTACCTGTGCACGGCGGGTCCGGGATACGACGGGCCGACCGGTCTCGGCACGCCCATCGGCATCGGCGCCTTCTGA
- a CDS encoding ATP-binding cassette domain-containing protein, which produces MSVPLLDVRDLVVRYGTVTAVDRVSFSLDAGETLALNGPSGCGKSSTALAVLQLRRPDSGRVRLEGQELTGLSDDELRPLRPRMQPVFQDPYGSLSPRHRIRDAVAEPLKVQGRWGPDGPARVAELLDLVGLGPSYGDRRPHELSGGQCQRAGIARALASEPRLLVLDEPVSALDPSVRAGVLNLLSDLRDELGLGCLFICHDEAVVRHFADRVVRMRDGRIVTDEG; this is translated from the coding sequence ATGAGTGTCCCGCTGCTCGACGTCCGCGACCTCGTCGTCCGCTACGGCACGGTCACCGCCGTCGATCGTGTCTCGTTCTCGCTCGACGCGGGCGAGACCCTGGCCCTGAACGGGCCGTCGGGCTGCGGCAAGTCCTCCACAGCTCTGGCCGTCCTCCAGCTGCGCCGCCCCGACAGCGGCCGGGTACGCCTTGAGGGACAAGAGCTGACGGGTCTGTCGGACGACGAGCTGCGGCCCCTGCGCCCGCGCATGCAGCCCGTCTTCCAGGACCCGTACGGCTCCCTCAGTCCCCGTCACCGTATCCGCGACGCGGTGGCCGAGCCGCTGAAGGTGCAGGGCCGCTGGGGCCCTGACGGCCCGGCCCGGGTGGCCGAGCTGCTCGACCTCGTCGGTCTCGGCCCGTCGTACGGCGACCGCCGCCCGCACGAGCTCTCCGGCGGCCAGTGCCAGCGCGCGGGAATCGCCCGCGCCCTCGCCTCCGAGCCCCGGCTGCTGGTCCTCGACGAACCGGTGTCGGCACTCGACCCGTCGGTGCGCGCCGGCGTCCTGAACCTGCTCTCCGACCTCCGGGACGAACTGGGCCTGGGCTGCCTGTTCATCTGCCACGACGAGGCGGTCGTACGGCACTTCGCGGACCGGGTGGTCCGGATGCGGGACGGGCGGATCGTCACCGATGAGGGCTGA
- a CDS encoding ABC transporter permease subunit — translation MKGLAGPAASARLVCLGAVLTAVGLLPWLSGRDPALTVLRARSAEQEGTAEALAAIRADLGLDAGPLAVLGRWVSGLLRGDLGTSWVSGTDVLPSVVSGLRVSLGLMGAAFAVAVLLACALVAPVLVRGRESAGAIAAMLASLPEFLLATVALLVCGVWLGRLPTSGWQGPAYVVLPAFALGVPAGGLLGRLVAEALPAVLDERWAELWRGAGVSRARVAAAALRRVLPPLVPQFGMAAVGLTGGAVAVETVFAVPGIGRTALGAATSQDLPLLQGCVLALLALGLAAGALAAIVRRRLLGPVLRDAGLTLPAPRSARTHPVIPLTLAAVLSAAIGWGLLRDPYTVDAKARLLPPDRAHPLGTDGLGRDVLARLGHGAAATVGTAAAVCALSLLVALVLGFLPGIAAGAADIANALPPVIVGILVAAAAGPGTGGAALAVALISWPPLAAHASALVQEVRASAFLTAQRAIGASRWWILTRHVLPSVAAPVTRHALLRLPGIALALASLGFLGLGAQPPTPEWGLLLEESRAYVERAPWAALAPAVALALLAGLAVSAASWSAGRAVPGRIRLCHSSRCRLARFRRAPRRLTALPTAAIRKEPFCENAERAAVREHPRITESAGR, via the coding sequence ATGAAGGGGTTGGCCGGCCCGGCCGCGTCGGCCCGCCTCGTCTGTCTCGGTGCGGTGCTGACCGCCGTCGGCCTGCTGCCCTGGCTCTCGGGCAGGGATCCGGCGCTGACCGTGCTGCGTGCCCGCTCGGCCGAGCAGGAGGGGACGGCGGAGGCGCTGGCCGCGATCCGAGCGGATCTCGGCCTGGACGCGGGGCCCCTCGCAGTCCTGGGACGGTGGGTTTCCGGGCTGCTCCGCGGCGACCTCGGCACCTCGTGGGTGTCGGGCACGGACGTGCTTCCGTCCGTCGTCTCCGGCCTTCGGGTCTCGCTCGGGCTCATGGGTGCCGCGTTCGCCGTGGCCGTGCTGCTGGCCTGCGCGCTGGTCGCACCTGTGCTCGTCCGCGGGCGTGAGTCGGCCGGCGCGATCGCCGCGATGCTGGCCTCCCTCCCCGAGTTCCTGCTGGCCACGGTCGCCTTGCTGGTGTGCGGGGTGTGGCTGGGCCGGCTGCCGACCTCCGGCTGGCAGGGTCCCGCGTACGTGGTGCTGCCCGCGTTCGCGCTCGGCGTTCCCGCGGGCGGGCTGCTGGGCCGCCTGGTCGCGGAAGCGCTGCCCGCCGTGCTGGACGAGCGGTGGGCGGAGCTGTGGCGGGGGGCCGGAGTCAGTCGTGCCCGGGTCGCGGCGGCCGCCCTCCGGCGCGTCCTTCCGCCTCTCGTTCCGCAGTTCGGCATGGCGGCCGTCGGTCTGACGGGAGGCGCGGTGGCTGTGGAGACGGTGTTCGCGGTGCCCGGTATCGGACGTACGGCGCTCGGCGCAGCCACGTCACAGGATCTGCCGTTGCTCCAGGGGTGCGTGCTCGCCCTGCTGGCGCTGGGCCTTGCCGCGGGCGCTCTGGCAGCGATCGTACGGCGCCGGCTGCTCGGCCCCGTCCTGCGCGACGCCGGCCTGACCCTGCCCGCGCCCCGCTCGGCCCGCACTCACCCGGTGATCCCGTTGACGCTCGCCGCCGTACTGTCGGCCGCCATCGGCTGGGGCCTGCTCCGCGACCCGTACACGGTGGACGCCAAGGCCCGGCTTCTGCCGCCGGATCGGGCCCACCCGCTCGGCACGGACGGCCTGGGCCGTGACGTCCTGGCCCGCCTCGGTCACGGCGCGGCCGCCACGGTGGGCACCGCGGCAGCGGTGTGCGCCCTCAGCCTGCTGGTCGCCCTCGTGCTCGGCTTCCTGCCGGGCATCGCGGCCGGCGCGGCGGACATCGCGAACGCGCTGCCGCCGGTGATCGTCGGGATCCTGGTTGCCGCCGCGGCCGGGCCCGGCACCGGCGGCGCCGCGCTCGCCGTAGCACTGATTTCGTGGCCGCCGCTCGCCGCGCATGCATCGGCCCTGGTGCAGGAGGTCCGTGCGTCGGCGTTCCTGACCGCCCAGCGGGCCATCGGAGCGAGCCGGTGGTGGATCCTGACCCGTCACGTCCTGCCCTCGGTCGCGGCCCCGGTCACCCGCCATGCGCTCCTGCGTCTGCCGGGCATCGCGCTGGCCCTGGCCTCGCTGGGTTTTCTGGGTCTGGGTGCGCAGCCGCCCACGCCCGAGTGGGGATTGCTGCTGGAGGAATCCCGCGCGTACGTGGAGCGCGCCCCGTGGGCGGCGCTGGCCCCGGCGGTCGCACTGGCTCTGCTGGCGGGCCTCGCGGTGTCGGCGGCGTCCTGGTCGGCAGGGCGCGCGGTGCCCGGACGGATCAGGCTCTGCCACTCCTCACGCTGCCGACTCGCCCGATTTCGCCGCGCGCCACGCCGGTTGACCGCCCTGCCCACCGCCGCGATACGAAAGGAGCCCTTCTGTGAGAACGCCGAACGTGCCGCTGTCCGCGAACACCCCCGGATCACCGAATCCGCCGGCCGCTGA
- a CDS encoding RNA-guided endonuclease InsQ/TnpB family protein: MGKLAEKPKPEAVRGEEAERIKREVLGIGDRRKHHTRKAARLRSHAKDPESHHRLYRFRFYPTEEQAEQLERTFGACRWVYNEGLALRSEAWERHRVNVGFAETCRALTGWKRAEETAWLGEVSSTVLQQSLRHLDQAYGRLFKGQARYPKRKEKGRSRDSATYVRTGFRWVEDPERPGTGLITLAKQSEPLDIRWSRALPAGVVPVRLSVTRDRAGRYFVSTLVEERIARLPAVFVPGTREPKAVGLDVGLASLVTLDDGSKFDHPRLLKRYAEKLARLQRELHRKVKGSKNRGKVRQKIGRLYALIRDVRRDMLDQLTTRLVRENQVLVVEDLSVVNLTRAARGKGRKHKARLNQAITDAAWGELLRLLRYKCEWYGRKLVVVDRFFPSTRRCSACHAMGPRMDVSVRQWTCAECGALHDRDVNAAVNLRDEGVRLLAAA, translated from the coding sequence ATGGGGAAGCTCGCGGAGAAACCGAAGCCGGAGGCGGTGAGGGGTGAGGAGGCCGAGCGCATCAAGCGCGAGGTCCTCGGCATCGGCGACCGCCGTAAGCACCACACACGCAAGGCGGCCCGGCTGCGGTCCCACGCCAAGGACCCCGAGTCACACCACCGTCTCTACCGGTTTCGCTTCTATCCGACCGAGGAGCAGGCCGAACAGCTGGAGCGGACGTTCGGCGCGTGCCGGTGGGTCTACAACGAGGGGCTGGCGCTGCGCTCGGAGGCCTGGGAGCGGCATCGGGTGAATGTGGGGTTCGCGGAGACGTGCCGGGCTCTGACCGGTTGGAAGCGGGCTGAGGAGACGGCGTGGTTGGGGGAGGTGTCGTCGACGGTGCTTCAGCAGTCGCTTCGGCATCTGGATCAGGCGTACGGCCGGCTTTTCAAGGGGCAGGCGAGGTATCCGAAGCGGAAGGAGAAGGGGCGGTCGCGGGATTCGGCGACGTATGTGCGTACGGGCTTCAGGTGGGTCGAGGATCCGGAGCGGCCCGGTACGGGGTTGATCACGCTGGCCAAGCAGTCGGAGCCGTTGGACATCCGTTGGTCGAGGGCTTTGCCCGCGGGTGTGGTTCCGGTGCGGTTGTCGGTGACGCGGGATCGGGCGGGCCGGTATTTCGTGTCGACGCTGGTGGAGGAGCGAATAGCACGGTTGCCTGCCGTGTTCGTGCCGGGGACGCGGGAGCCGAAGGCGGTCGGGCTGGATGTGGGGCTGGCGTCTCTGGTCACTCTGGATGACGGCTCGAAGTTCGATCATCCGCGGTTGCTGAAGCGGTACGCGGAGAAGCTGGCGCGGTTGCAGCGGGAGCTGCACAGGAAGGTGAAGGGGTCGAAGAACCGGGGGAAGGTCAGGCAGAAGATCGGGCGTCTGTATGCGCTGATCAGGGACGTGCGCAGGGACATGCTGGACCAGTTGACCACCCGCCTCGTGCGCGAGAACCAAGTGCTCGTGGTGGAGGATCTGTCCGTCGTGAACCTGACACGTGCGGCACGCGGGAAAGGCCGGAAGCATAAGGCGAGGCTGAACCAGGCGATCACCGACGCCGCGTGGGGCGAGCTGCTGCGGCTGCTGCGGTACAAGTGCGAGTGGTACGGGCGGAAGCTGGTGGTCGTCGACCGGTTCTTTCCGTCGACTCGGCGTTGTTCGGCCTGTCATGCCATGGGGCCGAGGATGGATGTATCCGTCAGGCAGTGGACGTGTGCCGAGTGCGGTGCGCTGCATGACCGGGATGTGAATGCGGCCGTGAACCTCCGGGACGAGGGGGTGCGGTTGCTGGCCGCCGCGTAG
- a CDS encoding ABC transporter substrate-binding protein: MLRSAHLFLTVPLPEGSVRLSVRRLLPPSALTIASVVLTGCFSSAEAGRAGPEGGRIRVAMMQPPRSGLSPLSDDAFKLSRWSAAETLVKLDADGDARPALATGWTQHSRSWTFTVRDGVTFHDGTRLTAEAIVNSLTRAATASPKPRILDGVDLTAKADGNRVVVTTPVEDPLLPQRLSSPQLSILAAKAYRGKTVDPVGAGTGPFELTKVDGTLSASLDRYDGYWGGRAKAAGIDVRFVPDGTARAAALRSGEADIVEAVPVSQAAVLDQELITEVPMPRTNTLYLNTGNGVFKDASLRAAARAAIDAESIVEGVYEGRADVAEGLLGPALPWAADLRAPVRRGKAGDPSGKTITIGTFTDRAELPEVAATVQQQLQKAGFEVKLDVRQYANIESDALAGAFDAFILSRATVLDSGDPAAYLYSDFASDGSFNISQLSDTAVDRALHKAAEAAAGDRRRKAVSAAEAAVLSTDAAVPLLHERVIQGDAAGVVGAVHDPRERELVTRDTYVK, translated from the coding sequence ATGCTACGGTCGGCGCATCTCTTCTTGACCGTTCCTTTACCGGAGGGTTCTGTGCGCCTGTCCGTCCGCCGGCTGCTCCCCCCGAGCGCGCTCACCATCGCCTCGGTCGTTCTGACCGGCTGCTTTTCCTCGGCGGAAGCCGGCCGGGCCGGGCCCGAGGGAGGACGCATACGTGTCGCGATGATGCAGCCGCCCCGCTCGGGCCTGTCCCCCTTGTCCGACGACGCGTTCAAGCTCTCGCGCTGGTCCGCCGCCGAGACCCTGGTGAAGCTCGACGCGGACGGCGACGCGCGGCCCGCGCTCGCGACCGGCTGGACGCAGCACAGCCGGAGCTGGACCTTCACCGTCCGGGACGGCGTCACCTTCCACGACGGAACCAGGCTCACCGCCGAGGCGATCGTCAACTCCCTCACCAGGGCGGCCACGGCGTCCCCGAAACCCCGCATTCTCGACGGTGTCGACCTGACCGCGAAGGCCGACGGGAACAGGGTGGTCGTCACCACCCCCGTCGAGGACCCGCTCCTGCCCCAGCGCCTGAGCTCTCCCCAGCTCTCGATCCTCGCGGCGAAGGCATACCGGGGAAAGACCGTCGACCCGGTCGGCGCGGGCACGGGTCCGTTCGAGCTGACGAAGGTCGACGGCACGTTGTCGGCGTCCCTCGACCGCTACGACGGTTACTGGGGCGGCCGGGCCAAGGCGGCCGGCATCGATGTGAGGTTCGTGCCGGACGGCACGGCCCGCGCCGCCGCCCTGCGCAGCGGCGAGGCCGACATCGTCGAGGCGGTGCCGGTGTCGCAGGCCGCGGTGCTCGATCAGGAGCTGATCACCGAGGTCCCGATGCCGCGCACCAACACCCTCTACCTGAACACGGGGAACGGCGTCTTCAAGGACGCGTCGCTGCGGGCAGCGGCCCGTGCGGCCATCGACGCGGAGTCGATCGTCGAGGGCGTGTACGAGGGCCGCGCCGATGTGGCCGAGGGGCTGCTGGGGCCCGCGCTGCCCTGGGCCGCCGACCTGCGGGCGCCGGTCCGGCGCGGCAAGGCCGGTGACCCGTCCGGGAAGACGATCACCATCGGCACGTTCACCGACCGGGCGGAGCTGCCCGAGGTGGCGGCCACCGTGCAGCAACAGCTCCAGAAGGCCGGCTTCGAGGTGAAGCTCGACGTCCGCCAGTACGCGAACATCGAGTCCGACGCGCTCGCGGGCGCGTTCGACGCCTTCATCCTCTCCCGGGCGACCGTCCTCGACTCCGGTGACCCGGCCGCGTACCTCTACAGCGACTTCGCCTCCGACGGATCCTTCAACATCTCCCAGCTGTCCGACACCGCGGTGGACCGGGCCCTGCACAAGGCGGCCGAGGCCGCTGCCGGGGACCGGCGCCGGAAGGCCGTGTCGGCGGCCGAGGCCGCCGTGCTCAGCACGGACGCGGCGGTGCCCCTGCTCCACGAGCGCGTGATCCAGGGTGATGCGGCGGGAGTCGTCGGTGCGGTGCATGACCCGCGTGAGCGTGAACTCGTCACCAGGGACACCTACGTCAAGTGA